The following proteins are co-located in the Styela clava chromosome 15, kaStyClav1.hap1.2, whole genome shotgun sequence genome:
- the LOC120334340 gene encoding zinc transporter ZIP4-like, with product MYSSAIILITSYELFCKMRRYSVFLFVGILFHFGYSSTIPQNIDGDKIAGDTGLHPHHDTGGHTDEDDHTDGDGHNHEDKHADEDDHDHENEKVDEDEHNHENEHTDGDDHDHENEHVDEDEHNHEDEHTDGDDHDHGNEHVDEDEHNHEDEHTDEDDQDHENENVDEDEHNHENEHTDGDDHDHENEHVDEDEHNHEDDHTDGDDHDHENEHVDEDEHNHEDEHTDGENHDHEDEHTDGDDHEDEHTNGENHDHEDEHTDGDGHDHEDEHTDGDDHDHEEGHNREDEHTDGDDHDHEEEHNHGDEHTDGDDHDHEDEHTDGDDHDHGDEHDEDDHHGHGHGIENFSKFLTEIESTQMDTKSIARVLEKLKHNTQCQGETEDICNKCITPENLLRAAGVSDSVLTAQQFERVSWIILYYLKTGMNSTCIDEEDLISDSEAKSILFPDNDICSEHFSSNVIERINEQTCPGATRCVINPFSEDCMSTDHFVESEGMTGVLLSIVKCRCHLPDKDFFIEELMEMAGSKNGIITIEEFQVLLEKLKIGGSVEVVDDDHSGHDHRRRKRETEDDHSENHANNGCFTAEELLAIYDIDKSRGINSSQLADLSPALLQQIVSNICVAKKEETPNEDSGYTDAMRYGYGTASVLIISLLAFLGLLMFPAIGTDGYKMTMQFFIALGVGTMSGDALLHIIPEVVGLHAHAPGETHSEDEDKTYLWRLLTVVGGIYLFYLFENVVRLWNTTRNKKTPVYLHDFSANDHEHTIENQNARTVTHTVTGAAAANGVTSGDFNNVDEQKNKEKEEHASKKVVGDLTTVAAMVLIGDILHNFGDGLAIGVAFSSGWVSGVGTSIAIFCHELPHEFGDFAIYLKNGLSKWKALLANFAAACMAFVGLYIGLAIAANPEARNWIMAVIAGMFLYICLVDVLHEMVESKTSKPILQFGLQNLGLLLGWAILLLLAMYEDTLRTVLE from the exons ATGTATTCAAGCGCTATTATATTAATCACTAGTTACGAGTTATTCTGCAAAATGCGGAGATATTCGGTTTTTCTGTTTGTGGGTATTCTATTTCATTTTGGATACAGTTCTACTATTCCCCAAAATATTGATGGAGATAAAATAGCGGGTGATACAGGACTACACCCTCATCATGATACAGGTGGTCATACAGATGAAGATGATCACACCGACGGAGATGGCCATAATCACGAGGATAAGCACGCCGATGAAGATGATCATGATCACGAAAATGAGAAAGTTGATGAAGATGAACATAATCACGAGAATGAGCACACCGATGGAGATGATCATGATCACGAAAATGAGCATGTTGATGAAGATGAACATAATCACGAAGATGAGCACACCGATGGAGATGATCATGATCACGGAAATGAGCATGTTGATGAAGATGAACATAATCACGAAGATGAGCACACCGATGAAGATGATCAGGATCACGAAAATGAGAATGTTGATGAAGATGAACATAATCACGAGAATGAGCACACCGATGGAGATGATCATGATCACGAAAATGAGCATGTTGATGAAGATGAACATAATCACGAAGATGATCACACCGATGGAGATGATCATGATCACGAAAATGAGCATGTTGATGAAGATGAACATAATCACGAAGATGAGCACACCGATGGAGAGAATCATGATCACGAAGATGAGCACACCGATGGAGATGATCATGAAGATGAGCACACCAATGGAGAGAATCATGATCACGAAGATGAGCACACCGATGGAGATGGTCATGATCATGAAGATGAGCACACCGACGGAGATGATCATGATCACGAAGAGGGACACAATCGCGAAGATGAGCACACCGATGGAGATGATCATGATCACGAAGAGGAACATAATCACGGAGATGAGCACACCGATGGAGATGATCATGATCACGAAGATGAGCATACCGATGGAGATGATCATGATCACGGAGATGAACACGATGAAGATGACCATCATGGTCATGGACATGGCATagaaaatttttccaaattccTAACGGAGATTGAAAGCACTCAAATGGATACTAAAAGTATAGCGAGAGTGTTGGAAAAACTGAAGCACAACACCCAATGCCAAGGAGAAACAGAAGATATATGCAACAAA TGTATTACTCCTGAAAACCTTTTACGAGCAGCTGGCGTCAGTGACTCAGTATTGACTGCACAACAGTTTGAAAGAGTTTCTTGGATAATTCTATATTATCTCAAAACGGGAATGAATTCGACTTGCATCGACGAAGAAG ATCTCATCAGCGATTCCGAAGCGAAGTCGATTTTATTTCCCGATAATGACATTTGTAGCGAACATTTTTCATCGAACGTTATTGAGAGAATTAATGAACAAACGTGTCCAGGAGCAACTCGG TGCGTGATTAATCCATTTTCGGAAGATTGTATGAGCACCGATCATTTTGTTGAATCAGAGGGTATGACGGGTGTTTTATTGTCGATTGTGAAATGCCGTTGTCATCTTCCAGACAAAGATTTCTTTATTGAAGAGTTGATGGAGATGGCAGGTTCCAAGAATGGAATCATAACAATTGAAG AATTTCAGGTACTGCttgaaaaactcaaaattggTGGAAGCGTTGAAGTGGTTGATGATGATCATTCAGGGCATGACCACAGAAGGCGAAAACGAGAAACCGAAGATGACCATAGTGAAAATCACGCAAACAACGGA TGTTTCACGGCAGAAGAACTGTTAGCCATTTATGACATAGATAAGTCACGTGGCATTAACAGCAGTCAACTAGCTGATCTCTCACCAGCACTTCTTCAACAAATTGTATCAAATATTTGCGTCGCCAAAAAGGAAGAAACGCCGAATGAAGACTCAGGATATACTGACGCAATGA gaTATGGGTATGGAACAGCATCCGTCTTGATAATCAGTTTGTTGGCGTTTTTGGGACTTCTAATGTTTCCTGCTATTGGGACGGACGGGTACAAGATGACTATGCAATTTTTCATCGCTCTTGGAGTAGGAACTATGTCTGGAGATGCTCTTTTGCATATAATACCAGAG gtTGTAGGTCTCCATGCACACGCTCCAGGTGAGACACATTCGGAGGATGAAGATAAAACATATTTGTGGAGGTTGCTAACTGTTGTTGGAggaatttatttgttttatttgtttgaaaatGTGGTGAGACTATGGAACACAACAAGAAAC aaaaagacTCCTGTCTATCTCCATGATTTTTCAGCAAACGATCACGAACATACAATAGAAAACCAAAATGCAAGAACGGTCACACATACGGTCACTGGTGCCGCAGCAGCTAATGGCGTAACTTCAGGAGATTTCAATAATGTAGATGAACAAAAG AACAAGGAAAAAGAGGAACATGCTTCTAAGAAAGTAGTTGGAG atTTAACGACTGTGGCAGCCATGGTTCTTATTGGAGATATTTTACACAACTTCGGAGATGGACTTGCAATAGGAGTTGCGTTTAGCAGTGGATGGGTTTCTGGTGTTGGGACATCTATAGCAATATTCTGTCACGAATTACCTCATGAGTTTG gtGACTTTGCAATTTATCTGAAGAACGGATTATCAAAATGGAAAGCACTCCTGGCAAATTTTGCGGCCGCGTGTATGGCTTTTGTTGGTTTGTACATTGGACTTGCAATCGCTGCAAACCCGGAAGCCAGGAATTGGATTATGGCGGTCATTGCAGGAATGTTTCTATACATATGCCTTGTTGATGTT CTTCATGAGATGGTGGAGTCAAAAACTTCAAAACCTATTCTACAATTCGGATTACAAAACCTCGGGTTATTACTTGGCTGGGCTATTCTTCTATTGCTTGCAATGTATGAAGATACTTTGAGGACAGTTTTGGAATAA